GAACAGCACCAGGGTCCGACCGGAGGCGCCTTCGAGCAGTCGTCGCATCGCCGCCGTGCCCGCGACTCCCTTCGCATCGGGTACCGGGTGACCGCCTTCCATCACTTGGAGGGGGGGCAAGGCTTCGGTTCCCGCGTGGCCGTAGCGGGTCAGCACCACCCCGGCCTCCAGGCGTTCACCCAGCAGGCGGCGCGCCGCCCGGGCCATCGGCCAGGCCGCCTTGCCCACGGCTGCGACGCGTACGCGCTCGATGCCCTCGCGGGCCAGGCGCTGTTCGACCGAGGCGAAGTGGCGCGTGACGGCCTGGGCCGGATCCACCGCCGCCAGGGCGGCGTCCAGCAACTCGCGCGCGAAGGATCGTCGGGGCTCTTCGACGGGGAGGCTCACCGGTTGTCGTCCTGCACGGCCTGGACCAGGTTTTCGCAGATGCCGTCGATGGCCGAGGCGACCCGGTCCCAACTGGCGATCAACGGCACCCCCAGGGGGTCGTCGCTGATCGTGGCGGCGGCTTCCCGGACGGCGTGGGTGAAGGTCTCCACCGCCCGGGCTTCCGCGTGGCGGTCGAAGATCAGCGAGTTGATCGCGGCGTCGTCCTGGTAGCGCTCGAGCATGTTCTCGGCGGTTTTCACGTACGCCGCCACGAGGGTGTTGAAAAACGCGCCGGAGAAGATCACTCCTTCGGAAGCCAGGGTCCTGAAAAGGCTCTTGCAGATGTCGACGCCCATCTTGTGCAGGCCGCGGCCGGCGTCCTCGGGCGAGAGCGCCTGGTGCTTGTGTTCGTAGCCGTCGGCGATATCGGCCTGGCAGATGTTGCGCAGGGAGACGTTGCGGTAGACCTCCGCCAGCACGCCCACTTCGAGGCCCCAGTCGCCGGGGATGCGGTTTTGACGGGCCAGGCGGGTGGTCATGGCGAACTCGCCGGCCAGGGGGTAGCGGAAGGAGTCGAAGAACGTCAGCAGGGGATGGTGGCCGATCATTTTGACCAGCGAGCGCAGCAGGGGGGTGACCAGCAGCCGCGTGGCGCGGCCGTGGAGCCTGTCGGTGACCCGCGAGTAGTAGCCCTTGCAGAACTCGTAACCCAGCTCCGGGTGCGTCACTCCGTAGCACAGCCGGGGCAGCAGGCGGCGCTCGTAGGTGACGATGTCGCAGTCGTGCAGCGCGATGGAATGGAACTCCCCCCGGCCGATCACGTAGCCGAAGGCCATCCAGGCCGAGCGACCCTTGCCCGGCAGGCCGAGAGGGAGTTGGGCCTTTTCGATCTGCCGTGCGATCTCCGTCAGCCGCGGCCCGTCGTTCCACAACACGGTGGCCTCCAGGCCGATGTCGGACAGACGGCGTCGTACGGCGGCGAAGTCGTCGGGGCCGGCGGGTCCGAGGGTGAAGACGATCTCTCCGAGGAAAGGCGCCTCGACCAGGCGAGCGAGGATCCCCTCCATCGGCGGGGCGTGGAAATCGTCGACGGTGGTCGGAAGCACCAGGGCGATGGGCCGGCGCCGGGCATGGCCAAGCAGCTCGCTCTCCAGTCGCGCGCAGTTGTCGTGGCCCAGGTTGTGCAGGGTGGTGATCAGCCCGCGCTGGTAAAAGTCGGACATGCGGCCTCCCCGGCTTCGATCAAGCCGGGTCGATCATAGCCCACCGGACCAGGAAAGGAATCGTCACCGTCAGCAGCACGGTCAGCGCGAACCCCGGCAAGAACAGCAGGGGCACCCGCCACCGGGGGCGCGCGCGCCGGATCCGGGCGACCCGGTCGGGGACCGGATCGGGCTCGCCCCGTGGTACGTGGCCGGCCGTTTTCCACACCGGCAGCCGGCTCAGGCCCAGGGGCACGCCGAAGCCCGGGGGGTTCCATCAGATCCAGAACACGCCCGGGCAGCAGGTCGAGCATCGTCAGGGGCAGTCGGCCCAGGCCGTTGAGCACCAGCGACCAGCGGCCTGGCTGCGGGCGGCCGGTTCCCGCTGCGCCTGGCTTCCCAGGCCGGAATGCCAGGGAAGCTGACGGCGGAACTCCGGGTCGCCATGGTCGACAAGCCCATCGCCCATCCCGGTAGCCGGCGTCCTCCCGCGTGGCAGTCGGCCGTCCCGGCTTGCCGCCGGTCCACCACGGCGCCCAGGACCGGCATGGCAAACATGCAGGCGGCGATGACGGCCTCGTCCCGGAGGGTTCATCGCGGCGTTCGGGCACAGCCGGGCGCGGGCCTCGGCAGGGGTCAGTCGCAGGGTTGCAGGGTGGTGTAGTGGGGCAGGATGCGCTTGCGTCCCGCCCGCTCGAAGCGGATGTCCAGGGTCAGGCGTTGGCCCCGGCCGCTGACCTCGAGAATGCGGCCGCGGCCAAAGCCCGGGTGATGGACCTGCATGCCCCGGCGGAAGACCGTCCCGTCTCCCGTCGCGTCGGGATCCGGCTCGAATCGCAGTTCGCCGCCCCGGGGGCGGGCCGTGCCGGCGGCGGGAGTGCGCCGCAGATCCCGGCGGGGAACGCCCGCCAGCGCGCCGCCGGGTCGCGCGCGGGGAAGGTCGTCCCTCCGGGCGCTGCCCCGTTCTTCGAGCAGATCCGGGGGAATCTCGCCGAGAAAGATCGAGGGACGCGAGAGCACGGGCTCGCCGTACTGGCGCCGGAAGTGGGCCGAGGTCAGCAGCAGGCGTTTGCGCGCACGGGTCATCGCCACGTACATCAGCCGCCGCTCTTCCTCGAGGCCGCCGTTTTCGTGACGCGCCCGGGCGTGGGGGAAGAGGTCCTCGTTGAGGGCGGCGATGAACACCACGTCGAACTCGAGCCCCTTGGCGGCGTGGATCGTCATCAGGCAGGGGCCGTGCCGGCCCTGCACGTCATCGGTGTCCGAACGCAGGGAGACGCGATCGAGAAATCCCGCCAGGCCCTCCGGGGCGCCGGCCTCGTCGTGCTCTTCGGCGGCCGAGACCAGGGCGTCGATGTTCTCCGCCCGCTGCACGTGGTCGGTGGGATAGGCCCGCTCGAGGTATGCCATCAGGCCCACCGCATCGATCACCGCGGTGACCCAGGCGGCGGTGGACAGGCCTCGGCCCAACTCCCGCAGGTCGTCCAGGGTGGCGAGGAAACGCTGCAGCGCCCCCCTGGCCCGGGGGGTGAGGGCGGAGGCCTCCTCCACCACGCGGCGGGCGGCCTCGTGGCGCGAGCAGCCCCATTCCGCGGCCCGTCGGCCGACCTCCTCGAGGGTCTTGGCCCCCAGGCCCCGGGGCGGCGTGGCGGCGGCCCGCAGGAAGTCCTGGTCCGAGTCGGGATGCGCCAGCAGCCGCAACCAGGCCAGCAGGTCCTTGATCTCCTTGCGGTCGTAGAAGCGCAGCGAGCCGAAGATCCTGTAGTGGATGCCCCGGGCCGTCAGGCGATCTTCGAAGAGTCGCGAGGTAGCGTTGGTGCGGTAGAGCACCGCCATCTCTTCAAGGGGGATCTCCTCCTCCCGGGACAGGGCGAGCATGCTCTCGACGACGAAGTCCGCCTCTTCCCGGTCGTCGCGGGCCGTGTAGTGGATGATCCTCCGGCCGCCGGGATTCTCCGTCCAGAGGGTCTTGTCGTGGCGCTCCGCGTTGTTGGCGATCACCTTGCCGGCGGCGGCGAGGATCGTGCCCGTCGAGCGGTAGTTCTGTTCGAGCTTGACGATGCGGGCGTCGGCGAAGTCGCGGGTGAAGTCGAGGATGTTGCGGATGTCGGCGCCCCGGAAGGAGTAGATGGACTGGTCCTCGTCACCCACGCAGCAGACGTTGCCGTGGACCGCGGAGAGGTGGCGGATCAGGGCGTATTGCAGGGGGTTGGTGTCCTGGTATTCGTCGACCAGCAGCCAGCGGGTGCGGCGGGCGTAGCGTTCGGCGATTTCCGGATGGCGGCGGAAGAGCAGCACCGTGCGTACCAGCAGGTCGTCGAAATCCATCGCGGAAGAGACCTTGAGCTGGTCTTCGTACTCCTGGTAGCAGGCGGCGAGGATCTTCTCGTTGGGAAAACGGGCCCGCTGGGCCGCCGTCCCCGGATCGACCAGCTCGTTTTTCGTCCGCGAGATCCAGGTCAGCACCTGCCGCGGGGGATAGGCCTTGTCGTCGACGGCCAGTTTCTTGATCGCCGCCCTGGTCACCGAGAGCTGGTCGGTGGTGTCGTAGATCACGAAGCCCGGCGGGTAACCCGCGGCCAGGGCGTTGGCCCGCAGGATGCGCAGGCCCAGGGCGTGGAAGGTGCCGATGAAGGCGCCGGTCAGGGCCTGGCCCAGGCGGCGCTCGACGCGCTCGCGCATCTCCGCCGCGGCCTTGTTGGTGAAGGTCACCGCCACGATGTCCCGCGGCTGGGCCCCCCGGGTGGCGACCAGCCAGGCGATGCGGTGGGTGATGACGCGGGTCTTGCCCGAGCCGGCGCCCGCGAGGATCAGCAGGGGGCCGTCGGTATGCAGCACGGCCTCGCGTTGGGCGTCGTTGAGGCGGCCGAGGATTTCTTCCTGGTCGAACATGCACCTTCCCGGGGAAACGACGCCGTGGCAGCGCGCGCCCGGCATTGTGGCCATCCCGCGGGACGGGGGCAACCGCCGAAGACAGGAGTTCGGACACTCTGTCCGGAAGAACTGTCCTCCCCCGGCCGGGACGCCAAGCTGACTTCCTTTGTTTTCAACGCATTGAATGCTGGTACGCCCCTTGCGAAGGGTGGCGGCGTCGCAGCCGGGACGAGGCCGCGACGCCCGCCGGCCGAAGGCCAGGAGAAAGCAGGGATCCATGGGAACGCGCCAACAAGGTCGACCGCAGCGCAGGCGAGGGGCCCGGCTCCTGCTCGTCGCTCTGGTGTCGACCCTGGCCATGCCGGCCGCGGGCGCCGCTCTGCCCCGCCCCGATCGGGCCGTGGCGCTTGCGGAGCCCGGGACCCGCGCTTTCTCGAGGCCTTCGGCACGCCTTTCCTACCCTCGCCTGGCGGAAGTCGCCCGGGCTCTGCCCCGTGAGCCGTGGCATCGGCGGGGAGACGATCGGAACGCCCTCGAGTCATGGGATCGGCTGCGGGCGACCCTCGGCGGCAGGCGTGACGCTCCCCGGGATCGGCTCGCTCCCAGCACGCTCGCCGCCCGGCCCCGGCGGGTCAGTCGTCGAGACGCCGCCCCCCGTGGCGAGGGTATGGACCGCCGGGTCCTGCGGCGCTGGCAGCGCCTGAGGGGCGTGGCTCGCTGACCGGTCAATCTTCGAGGCGGGTGCGCAGCCACGCTCCCGCGGCGGCGGACAGCAGGCAGAGCCCCAAGAGCAGCGGCGCGGCGAGGGGGAGCCAGCGGAGCAGGTAGCGGCCGACGCCGGCATCGGCCCAGCGGGCCCAGCGCAACACCAGGAGCACGCAGGTGGCGGTGCTGGCCAGCGCCGCGGACGGAACCACCAGGCGCCGGGGCCCTCCTCCCACCATCGCTCCCGCGACGGCGCCTCCCACCGCCGCCAGGGCCAGCAGCCAGCCCGTCCGCAGGGGATCGTGCAGCGCGCCCTGAAGGGCCATCGCGATGGCCGAGGCGATCACGGTCATCGCGCCCACCAGGGGCGCGGTCAGCAGGCGATGCAGCCCCGGAGGCGGCCCCGGTCGGGACGATGGCGGCAGGCGGATCATGGCGCGAGTCTACAGCCCTTCGGCCGCGCATCCCGTCGGCACCGGCTGCACCGGGGGAGGGGCCTTCGCGCCCCTCACTCCACGGTGACGGATTTGGCCAGGTTGCGGGGCTGGTCCACGTCGCAGCCGCGGAGCAGGGCGATGTGGTAGGCCAGCAACTGTAGCGGCAGAACCAGCAGGATCGGTTCGAGGAAGTCGGAACTCTCGGGCACTTCGAGGACGTGGTCGGCCTTGCCGCCCATGTCGCCCGCGCCCTCGGTGGTGACGGCGATCAGGGTGCCGCCCCGGGCCTTCACCTCTTCCATGTTGGCCAGCATCTTTTCGAACACCCTGTCTTTCGGGGCCAGGGCCACCACGGGCAGGTCTTCGTCGATCAGGGCGATGGGGCCGTGCTTCATCTCGCCGGCGGGGTAGCCCTCGGCGTGGATGTAGGAGATTTCCTTGAGCTTGAGCGCCCCTTCGAGGGCGATGGGGTAGTTGACGCCCCGTCCCAGGTAGAGGAAGTCCTGGGCGTCCTTGTAGCTCCGCGCGATCTCCTGGATCTTCTCGTCGTTCTCGAGGCAGCGCTCGACCAGGGATGGCAGTTGCACCAGGCGCGTGAGGTGCCCGCGTACCTGGTCGTGGCTCAGGGTGCCCCGGGCCAGGCCCATGCGCAGGCTCATCAGCAGCAGGGCGACGAGCTGGGCGGTGAAGGCCTTGGTGGAGGCCACGCCGATCTCCGGGCCGCAGTGGGTCAGGATCGTCCCTTCGGCCTCCCGCGTGGCCGTCGAGCCCAGGACGTTGCAGATCGCGATCGAACGCGCTCCCTGGGAGCTGGCCTCCCGCAGGGCGGCGAGGGTATCGGCGGTTTCTCCCGACTGGGTGACGATGGTGATCAGGGTGCCGCGGCCGACCAGCGGCTCGCGGTAGCGGAACTCGGAGGCATAGTCCACCTCCGTGGGGACGCCGGTGAGCTTCTCCAGCATGAACTTGGCCACCAGGCAAGCATGCCAGGAGGTGCCGCAGGCGATCAGGTAGATCCGCTCGATGCCCTGGAGGTCCGCGTCGGTCAGGGGGAACTCTTCGGGTGCGAAGAACACGTCGCCCTGTTCGAGGGAAATGCGGCCGGCCATGGTTTCGTTGATCGACCGGGCCTGCTCGTGAATCTCCTTGAGCATGAAGTGGCGGTAGCCGCCTTTTTCGGCCAGGATCGGGTCCCAGGCGATGCGCTGGAACGTGCACTCCACCTCTCCGCCCTCGGCGTCGGTCAGGGTGATGCCGTCAGCGGTGAGGGTGGCGATCTGCCCGTCGACCAGGAAGAGCACGTCGCGGGTGTGTTCGAGCAGGGCGGTGACGTCCGAGGCGAGGAAATTCTCGCCCTCGCCCCGGCCCACCACCAGGGGCGGGCCCATGCGGGTGCCGACCACCACGCCCGGCTCGTCCACGCTCATCGCGCAGATGGCGTAGATGCCCTCCAGTCGGCGGGCCGTGGCCCGGAGCGCCTCGGTGATGTTCTTGCCGGCGCGCATCTCCCGGGCGATCAGGTGGGCGACGACTTCGCTGTCGGTCTCCGAGCGGAAAGACTCGCCCTGGGCCCCGAGTTCCTGCTTGAGTTCCAGGTAGTTTTCGATGATCCCGTTGTGCACCACCACGACGCGGTCGTCGGCGTCCCGGTGGGGATGGGCGTTTTCCTCCGTGGGTCTGCCGTGAGTCGCCCAACGGGTGTGGCCGATGCCGTGGCCGCTTTCCGGTACCGGTGCCGCTTGGATCGCTTCCTCGAGGTCCCGCAACTTGCCCGCCGCGCGTCGCAGTTCGAGCTTTTCACCGCAGGCCAGGGCGATGCCGGCCGAGTCGTAGCCCCGGTATTCCAGCCGCCTGAGGCCTCCGACCAGGATTTCCGCCGCGTTGCGGGAGCCCACGTATCCAACGATTCCGCACATCTGTGCTCTCCTCTCCCGCGATCAGCGGCGGGACTTGCCGCCGCCCCCCTGTTGCTTTGCGGCCATCTTTCTCTTCTTGCGGGCGACCCAGCCCTCGATGTTCTTCTGCTCGGCCCGACTGATCGCCAGCGCGCCCGCCGGCACGTCCCGGGTGATCGTCGCCCCGGCTCCCACGTAGGCGCCCTTGCCCACCCGCACCGGCGCGACGAGTTGGGTGTCCGAGCCGATGAACACGCCGTCGCCCAGTTCGGTGCGGTGCTTGTGGGTTCCGTCGTAGTTGCACGTGATGGTGCCGGCGCCGATGTTGACCTGCCGCCCCACCTCGGCGTCGCCGATGTAACTCAGGTGCGAGGCTTTCGAACCGCGGCCGAAACGGGCCTTCTTGGTTTCGACGAAATTGCCCACCTTGCACGCCGGGCCGAGCCGGGTGCCGGGTCGCAGGTGGGCGTAGGGACCGACCTGGGTGCCGGCGCCGATGCTGCTGTCGGTGGCCACCGTGCCCTCCAGCAGGATCGCGCGGTCGGCCACGTCCACGTCGGTCAGTCGACAGCCGCTGCGCACGACACAGTTCTTGCCGATGCGCGTGGCGCCCTCCAGGCAGACGCCGGGATGGATGACCGTGTCCCGTCCGATGCGCACCGTGTCGTGCACCCAGGTGGTGGCCGGGTCGAGAATCGTCACTCCCCGGGCCATCAGCTCGTCGAGGACCTGGGCCGAGCGCACCCGGTGGGCTTCGGCCAGGTGCCGCCGGCTGTTGACTCCCAGGGCCTCGGCCGGGTGCTGGTGGAGGCAGGCCTCGACGCGCAGGCCTTCGGCCAGCAGTTCCCGTACCGCATCGGTGAGGTAGTACTCGCCCTGGGCGTTGTCGGGGCGGATGCGCCGCAGGGCCCGGCGCAGGGCCGGCCAGGTGGCGCAGTAGGTCCCCGTGTTGATTTCGTGGATCGCCCGCTGCTGCGGGTCGGCATCCCGGTGCTCGACGATGGCCTCGATGGTGCCGTCTTCACCGCGCACGATGCGGCCGTAGCCGGCGGGGTCGTCGAGGGCCGCGGTGAGCACGGTCAGGGCCGAGCGCCGCCGCCGGTGCCGGCGCACCAGGTCCTTCAGCGCGCGACCGGGGAGGGAGGGGACGTCCCCGCAGAGAATCAGCACCTCGCCACGGACGCCCCGCAGGTGTCCCGCCGCGGCGGAGACGGCGTCGGCGGTTCCCCGACGCTGCCGCTGGGTGGCGAATCGCAGGTCCGGTCCGTCGACGCGCGCGCGGAGGACACGTTCGACTTCCCCGCCTCCGTGGCCCACCACCACGACCACCCGTGTGGCTCCCGCCCGGCGGGCGGCGAGCACCACGTGCTCGACCATCGGCCGGCCCGCCACCGGGTGCAGCACCTTGGGCAGGGCGGATTTCATGCGCTTGCCCTCGCCCGCGGCGAGGATCACGGCGACGAGGGATGGGGAGCTTTCAGACGCCCTGGTTCGGCTCGGTTTCCGGGCCATCCTGGTATGCCTCCTCAGGCCCGGTGCCGGCGCTCTGCGGAGGTTCGACGAGTTCGACGAATCCGGCCAGTTCCCGCAGCCGCTCGAAGTCCGGGTCGCCCAGGGCGAAATTCCGATTCTCCGGGTCGGCCGCCAGGGCCAGCCTCAGGCTTTCCATGGCCTCGTCGTTCCGCTCCGCTGCCGCCAGGGTCGCAGCCCGGGCGTAGTAAACCTTCGCCTCTTCCGCGCCGGATGCCAAGGCCTTTTCGTAGGCCTCGATGGCTTCGTCGGTGCGACCCTCGTTGGACAGGACCACGGCCTGGGTCAGCCACTCGGCCCCCGTGGAGGGGTTGGCCGCGGGCGGAGAGGTCTTCAGGCGGCAGGCTGCGAGGTGGGAGCGGGCGCGATCAACCAGCTCGAGAACCGTGTCGTCGTCGCTGAACTGCTCGAGAAAAGATTCGAACGCCTTGATGGCCGCGGCGAAATCCCGCTTGACGGAGAAGAGCTGCATGGCACTGGAATAAGCCTTTTCCGCGGCGGCGAAAGTGCTTGGGACCGTGGTGGTGCTGGAGGAGGTGGAACCGGCCTTCCGCTTCGGCATGCGACAATCTCCCTTCGCCGCACCACCGCGTCTCGCGGCGGCGAGCGGAGCGTTGCGGATGCTATGTCTGCCGGCCGAGGGTGTCAAACAGGCCGGGTTCGGGAGGCCGGGGCATGGAAGGCTGGGTGGTCGTCGCCCTGGGATCGAACCTGGGGGACCGGGAGCAGTGGCTGGGCCGGGCCCGACGGGAATTGCGGCGCGGAGGGTGGCCCTGGACCCTGGCTTCGGGGATTTACGAGAGTCCCGCCGAGGGCGGTCCTCCCGGGCAGGGGCCCTACCTCAACCAGGTCCTCGCCGGGCCCTCGGGGCGTTGCCCCCTGGCCCCCCGCGAGCTGCTCGATCTGGGTCTCGCCATCGAGCGCCGTTGTGGACGCCGGCGCCGGCGGCGCTGGGAAGCCCGTGTGCTGGACATCGACCTGCTGGTCTACGGCCCGCTGGAAGTCGACGAGCCGGGTCTGGTGCTGCCCCATCCGCGAATGACCGCACGACGCTTCGTCCTCGCGCCACTGGCGGAAATCCTGCCCCACCTGGAACTTCCGCCGACCTCGGCGACGGTGGCCGAGCGCCTGGCCGCCCTGGCCCCTTGCTCCGCGCCGGACAGTCCCCGTAGGATCGACATCCCGGCCGGGGGGAGTCCGGAACCCGCCCCGGCCGGGCCGGGAGACCCGAGCGAGGAGCGGACGGGGTGACGCCACGGTACATCGCTATCGAGGGGCCCATCGGTGTGGGCAAGACGGTGCTCGCCGAGCGCCTGGCCGAACGCTTCGATGCCCGCCTGGTGCGGGAGCCCACCGACAACCCCTTTCTCGAGCAGTTCTATGGAGATCGGCGGGGCTCGGCTTTCCCGACCCAGATCTGGTTCCTGATCTCCCGGCATCAGCAGCTCCGGCACCTGGCCCAGGGCAACCTCTTCCAGCAGACCGTGGTCTCGGACTATCTCTTCGAAAAGGACCGCATCTTCGCCTACATCAATCTGGACGACTCGGAACTGGCGACCTACGAGAAGCTCTATGAGCACCTCGTCACCGAGATTCCCCGACCCGACCTGGTGGTCTACCTCCAGGCCCGGGTCGACACGTTGATCACCCGCATTCAACGCCGGGGCCGCCAGGCCGAGCGGCGGATCTCCGACACCTATCTCGAGCAGGTGGTGCAGGCCCACGACCACTTCTTCTTCCACTTCGACCAGGCGCCGCTGCTGGTGGTGGACACCAACGAGATCAACCCCCTCGAGCACGAAGCCCAGCTCGACGATCTGGCCTCCAGGATCCAGGCCATGGAGCGGGGAGGGGTGGAGTACTACCGCCCCTGATCTCCACGCCCGTTGGTCGGGGGCCGGTCCGCGGCGCTGGCTTACGGCCCGGGCGGCTGCTAAACTCTGCCGAAAATCAACTGGGTGTGAGGGTTAGCCCGGTCCGCCGCGGAACTGTCCGGGCGGTTGGAAGATCCCGGGCGCGGGGCCGGATCTCCCCTTGGGGGACCGGCACCACGGCAGCCCGCTCTTCCGACGAGCCGGATCCTGCCCGGCACCCGACCAGCCCCATCCTGCGACCGGCCCTGCCGGCGGGGAGGTGGGAGGACAGATGGTCTACGGTCCCCAGGACGGCGCCTCGCCGCGAGCCGCCGCTCCGCGCAAGATCACCGTTCCCGGCATCATGGCCAGCAAGGGCGTGCGCCCCCTGGTGATGCTCACCGCCTACGATGCGCCCTCGGCCCGCATCGCCGACGAGGCGGGGGTCGACCTGCTGCTGGTCGGCGATTCCCTGGCCATGGTGGTGCTGGGCTACGAGGACACCCTGCGGGTCGATCTGGAGGACATGGTCCGGCACACCGCCGCGGTGGCCCGCACCCGTCCCCAGGCCCTGGTGGTGGCCGACATGCCCTACCTCAGCTACCACACCGGTCCCGCCGATGCGGTTCGTGCCGCCGGGCGCCTGGTGCGGGAGGGCCACGCCGAGGCGGTCAAGCTCGAAGGCGGCCGTCGCCGCCGGGAGGTGATCGAGGCGCTGGTCGGCGCCGAGATCCCGGTGATGGGGCACTTGGGGCTGACGCCCCAGTCGCTCAACGCCATGGGTGGTTACCGGGTTCAAGGTCGGGCTCTCGAACAGGTCGATGCTCTGCTCGAAGACGCCCGGATTCTCGAGGAGGCCGGGGTCTTCGCCCTGGTCCTCGAAGGGGTTCCGGCGGAGGTGGCGCGCCGGGTCACCGCGCAGGTGGGCGTGCCCACCATCGGTATCGGTGCCGGCGCCGAC
The sequence above is drawn from the Acidobacteriota bacterium genome and encodes:
- the glmS gene encoding glutamine--fructose-6-phosphate transaminase (isomerizing); this translates as MCGIVGYVGSRNAAEILVGGLRRLEYRGYDSAGIALACGEKLELRRAAGKLRDLEEAIQAAPVPESGHGIGHTRWATHGRPTEENAHPHRDADDRVVVVHNGIIENYLELKQELGAQGESFRSETDSEVVAHLIAREMRAGKNITEALRATARRLEGIYAICAMSVDEPGVVVGTRMGPPLVVGRGEGENFLASDVTALLEHTRDVLFLVDGQIATLTADGITLTDAEGGEVECTFQRIAWDPILAEKGGYRHFMLKEIHEQARSINETMAGRISLEQGDVFFAPEEFPLTDADLQGIERIYLIACGTSWHACLVAKFMLEKLTGVPTEVDYASEFRYREPLVGRGTLITIVTQSGETADTLAALREASSQGARSIAICNVLGSTATREAEGTILTHCGPEIGVASTKAFTAQLVALLLMSLRMGLARGTLSHDQVRGHLTRLVQLPSLVERCLENDEKIQEIARSYKDAQDFLYLGRGVNYPIALEGALKLKEISYIHAEGYPAGEMKHGPIALIDEDLPVVALAPKDRVFEKMLANMEEVKARGGTLIAVTTEGAGDMGGKADHVLEVPESSDFLEPILLVLPLQLLAYHIALLRGCDVDQPRNLAKSVTVE
- a CDS encoding glycosyl transferase, encoding MSDFYQRGLITTLHNLGHDNCARLESELLGHARRRPIALVLPTTVDDFHAPPMEGILARLVEAPFLGEIVFTLGPAGPDDFAAVRRRLSDIGLEATVLWNDGPRLTEIARQIEKAQLPLGLPGKGRSAWMAFGYVIGRGEFHSIALHDCDIVTYERRLLPRLCYGVTHPELGYEFCKGYYSRVTDRLHGRATRLLVTPLLRSLVKMIGHHPLLTFFDSFRYPLAGEFAMTTRLARQNRIPGDWGLEVGVLAEVYRNVSLRNICQADIADGYEHKHQALSPEDAGRGLHKMGVDICKSLFRTLASEGVIFSGAFFNTLVAAYVKTAENMLERYQDDAAINSLIFDRHAEARAVETFTHAVREAAATISDDPLGVPLIASWDRVASAIDGICENLVQAVQDDNR
- the glmU gene encoding bifunctional UDP-N-acetylglucosamine diphosphorylase/glucosamine-1-phosphate N-acetyltransferase GlmU produces the protein MARKPSRTRASESSPSLVAVILAAGEGKRMKSALPKVLHPVAGRPMVEHVVLAARRAGATRVVVVVGHGGGEVERVLRARVDGPDLRFATQRQRRGTADAVSAAAGHLRGVRGEVLILCGDVPSLPGRALKDLVRRHRRRRSALTVLTAALDDPAGYGRIVRGEDGTIEAIVEHRDADPQQRAIHEINTGTYCATWPALRRALRRIRPDNAQGEYYLTDAVRELLAEGLRVEACLHQHPAEALGVNSRRHLAEAHRVRSAQVLDELMARGVTILDPATTWVHDTVRIGRDTVIHPGVCLEGATRIGKNCVVRSGCRLTDVDVADRAILLEGTVATDSSIGAGTQVGPYAHLRPGTRLGPACKVGNFVETKKARFGRGSKASHLSYIGDAEVGRQVNIGAGTITCNYDGTHKHRTELGDGVFIGSDTQLVAPVRVGKGAYVGAGATITRDVPAGALAISRAEQKNIEGWVARKKRKMAAKQQGGGGKSRR
- a CDS encoding UvrD-helicase domain-containing protein, whose protein sequence is MFDQEEILGRLNDAQREAVLHTDGPLLILAGAGSGKTRVITHRIAWLVATRGAQPRDIVAVTFTNKAAAEMRERVERRLGQALTGAFIGTFHALGLRILRANALAAGYPPGFVIYDTTDQLSVTRAAIKKLAVDDKAYPPRQVLTWISRTKNELVDPGTAAQRARFPNEKILAACYQEYEDQLKVSSAMDFDDLLVRTVLLFRRHPEIAERYARRTRWLLVDEYQDTNPLQYALIRHLSAVHGNVCCVGDEDQSIYSFRGADIRNILDFTRDFADARIVKLEQNYRSTGTILAAAGKVIANNAERHDKTLWTENPGGRRIIHYTARDDREEADFVVESMLALSREEEIPLEEMAVLYRTNATSRLFEDRLTARGIHYRIFGSLRFYDRKEIKDLLAWLRLLAHPDSDQDFLRAAATPPRGLGAKTLEEVGRRAAEWGCSRHEAARRVVEEASALTPRARGALQRFLATLDDLRELGRGLSTAAWVTAVIDAVGLMAYLERAYPTDHVQRAENIDALVSAAEEHDEAGAPEGLAGFLDRVSLRSDTDDVQGRHGPCLMTIHAAKGLEFDVVFIAALNEDLFPHARARHENGGLEEERRLMYVAMTRARKRLLLTSAHFRRQYGEPVLSRPSIFLGEIPPDLLEERGSARRDDLPRARPGGALAGVPRRDLRRTPAAGTARPRGGELRFEPDPDATGDGTVFRRGMQVHHPGFGRGRILEVSGRGQRLTLDIRFERAGRKRILPHYTTLQPCD
- a CDS encoding deoxynucleoside kinase, which translates into the protein MTPRYIAIEGPIGVGKTVLAERLAERFDARLVREPTDNPFLEQFYGDRRGSAFPTQIWFLISRHQQLRHLAQGNLFQQTVVSDYLFEKDRIFAYINLDDSELATYEKLYEHLVTEIPRPDLVVYLQARVDTLITRIQRRGRQAERRISDTYLEQVVQAHDHFFFHFDQAPLLVVDTNEINPLEHEAQLDDLASRIQAMERGGVEYYRP
- the folK gene encoding 2-amino-4-hydroxy-6-hydroxymethyldihydropteridine diphosphokinase; translation: MEGWVVVALGSNLGDREQWLGRARRELRRGGWPWTLASGIYESPAEGGPPGQGPYLNQVLAGPSGRCPLAPRELLDLGLAIERRCGRRRRRRWEARVLDIDLLVYGPLEVDEPGLVLPHPRMTARRFVLAPLAEILPHLELPPTSATVAERLAALAPCSAPDSPRRIDIPAGGSPEPAPAGPGDPSEERTG
- the panB gene encoding 3-methyl-2-oxobutanoate hydroxymethyltransferase, giving the protein MVYGPQDGASPRAAAPRKITVPGIMASKGVRPLVMLTAYDAPSARIADEAGVDLLLVGDSLAMVVLGYEDTLRVDLEDMVRHTAAVARTRPQALVVADMPYLSYHTGPADAVRAAGRLVREGHAEAVKLEGGRRRREVIEALVGAEIPVMGHLGLTPQSLNAMGGYRVQGRALEQVDALLEDARILEEAGVFALVLEGVPAEVARRVTAQVGVPTIGIGAGADCDGQVLVFHDLLGLGDGPLPKFVKAYADLRRQAVSAVSAFADQVRSGAFPTPRHAYRLPRETAEALAARDKGRQDSRRLG